A genomic segment from Streptosporangium roseum DSM 43021 encodes:
- a CDS encoding metal-sulfur cluster assembly factor codes for MSKPVETPTAAYDGETTLDEVMEALKDVVDPELGINVVDLGLIYGVNLDAAEAGTPPIATIDMTLTSAACPLTDVIEDQAHSALDGMVSDVKINWVWLPPWGPDKITDDGREQLRMLGFNV; via the coding sequence ATGAGCAAGCCTGTTGAGACGCCGACCGCGGCGTACGACGGGGAGACGACCCTTGACGAGGTCATGGAGGCCCTCAAGGACGTCGTGGACCCCGAGCTCGGCATCAACGTCGTCGACCTCGGCCTGATCTACGGGGTCAACCTCGACGCGGCCGAGGCCGGCACCCCGCCGATCGCGACCATCGACATGACGCTGACCAGCGCGGCCTGCCCGCTGACCGACGTCATCGAGGACCAGGCGCACTCCGCCCTGGACGGCATGGTCTCCGACGTGAAGATCAACTGGGTCTGGCTCCCGCCGTGGGGCCCGGACAAGATCACTGACGACGGGCGCGAGCAGCTGCGCATGCTCGGTTTCAACGTCTGA